The Phaseolus vulgaris cultivar G19833 unplaced genomic scaffold, P. vulgaris v2.0 scaffold_16, whole genome shotgun sequence genome includes a region encoding these proteins:
- the LOC137817116 gene encoding uncharacterized protein, which yields MTTRPPRSRSEEMTMQQLVGMVQGLQEAMTASRADQERMQADLTASLARNEELHRTNEELRRDRRDVDEPETASPLREFTTPFSQAILGTTIPNTFTWPKVNFTRKEDPEAHLAAFHTQMMLVGGSDAVKCKLFMSTLTGMALDWFVSLPEGQVTSFAQLSRLFREQYLANRAPAPVSYDLFDVKQFQGETLKEYISRFGAQVVKVGTTDEPMIVYAFRKGVRPGSFGKSLNCRLPKTFAEVRRRALEHIASEGEAYKKCIPTAPARLRAQIRTQPARVHEAATERRNPDRKRTYEARRTPPRTRTEGRRERGRPLRHNFVVELKDLIVVPNIADKLRPPAKSDKILGPHKESWCEFHEAFGHHINNCLALGYQLDELVKSGFLKNYLVGSPTTAATAVQEEGQAHEMPVHGEVHTISGGFSGGGPTASQRKKYVRSVCSIAEEFLDDPWESDLVFTRADLRDVVPHDNDPVVISVVTVGRRVHRVLVDQGSSADVMFWTTFNKLQLSPDLLRPYTICLYGFADNPMEVRGYLELRTTFIDGTTSRTESIRYLVVNANSAYNILLGRPALNRLRAVPSTRHMKMKLPALSGKVIVIKSDQEEARKCYENSLKTKRGVVMVIE from the coding sequence ATGACCACAAGACCTCCGCGCTCTAGgagcgaagagatgaccatgcaacaacttgTGGGCATGGTGCAAGGGCTGCAAGAAGCAATGACAGCCTCAAGAGCAGatcaggaacgcatgcaggcggatctcacaGCCTCTCTGGCGAGAAACGAGGAACTCCACCGTACCAACGAGGAGCTACGTCGCGATCGGCGCGATGTAGATGAGCCTGAGACTGCCTCCCCACTTAGGGAATTCACCACACCGTTCTCACAAGCGATCTTAGGAACAACAATCCCTAACACGTTCACATGGCCCAAGGTGAACTTTACAAGAaaggaggatcctgaggcgcaccttgcggcgttccacacacagatgatgttgGTCGGAGGCTCTGACGCCGTAaaatgcaagctctttatgagcactttAACCGGAATGGCCCTGGATTGGTTCGTCAGCCTTCCAGAGGGTCAGGTCACGTCCTTTGCTCAACTCTCACGACTATTTAGAGAGCAGTACttagccaacagggccccaGCCCCGGTCTCGTACGACCTCTTCGACGTGAAACAATtccaaggggagaccctgaaggagtacataagccgctttggagcacaagtggtgaaGGTGGGTACTACCGATGAACCCATGATTGTATACGCATTCAGGAAGGGAGTACGACCCGGGTCTTTTGGTAAGTCGCTTAACTGCAGGCTTCCCAAGACTTTTGCTGAAGTAAGGCGACGAGCGTTGGAGCACATTGCCTCAGAGGGCGAGGCATACAAGAAGTGCATACCTACTGCACCTGCACGACTAAGGGCGCAGATACGCACGCAACCCGCTAGGGTCCACGAAGCTGCCACAGAGAGACGGAACCCAGACAGAAAGCGCACCTACGAGGCGAGGAGGACCCCGCCAAGGACCCGAACTGAAGGAAGGAGAGAGAGGGGTAGACCGCtgaggcacaactttgtggtggagctcaaagacctcatcgttgtgcccaacatagcagaCAAGTTGAGGCCACCAGCGAAGTCTGACAAAATTCTGGGGCCCCACAAGGAGtcgtggtgcgaattccacgaagcatttggacatcatattaacaactgtttggcgctgggctatcagttggatgaacTTGTGAAGAGTGGCTTCCTTAAGAATTACCTCGTAGGATCCCCTACAACGGCAGCCACGGCAGTACAAGAGGAGGGCCAGGCACACGAGATGCCAGTCCATGGGGAGGTtcacaccatttctggtggATTTTCTGGAGGTGGGCCCACGGCCTCTCAACGTAAAAAGTATGTGAGGTCAGTATGTTCAATTGCAGAAGAATTCCTGGACGATCCTTGGGAatcagacctcgtgttcacaagggctgacctacgggatgtcgtcccgcacgacaatgaccccgtggtcatctcAGTAGTTACAGTAGGAAGGAGGGTACATAGGGTTCTCGTCGATCAGGGCAGTTCCGCTGATGTCATGTTCTGGACGACCTttaacaagctacagttgtccccggACCTCTTGAGACCCTACACCATATGCTTGTATGGATTTGCAGATAACCCAATGGAGGTACGTGGgtacttggagctgaggacgacgttcatTGATGGAACGAcgtcgcgtaccgaaagcatccgatacctggtggttaacgccaactcagcctataacattttgttgggcaggCCCGCCCTAAACAGGTTGAGGGCAGTACCTTCCActcgccacatgaagatgaagctgccagcCCTTAGCGGCAaagtgatagtcatcaagtcggaCCAGGAAGAAGCccgaaagtgctatgagaacagcttaaaaacaaagagaggcgtggtcATGGTAATTGAATGA
- the LOC137817117 gene encoding uncharacterized protein — protein MGLFMSCAYTWHKQSRARTAQASAFQALEKEVASLKEGQEKLKEEKERLAAHWGRQEGAYKESLRMAQKAREEANKRLHEVAQTHAELFNEVVPLRTKIADLEAVAQTSKAYQKKLEDQCVDREQKLGKTEAALESKTDECARLTTTNATLQAKVQELSAALASKGQEMTTQAANFKAEEEKLLRESAASLAEGFAEALVQAACVNPGIDVTGCSPLNEVVDGKLVPLEAPEE, from the coding sequence ATGGGCCTCTTCATGTCTTGTGCCTACACTTGGCACAAACAGTCCAGGGCCAGGACCGCCCAAGCTTCTGCCTTCCAAGCTCTGGAGAAGGAAGTTGCTTCTCTGAAAGAGGGGCAGGAGAAGCTCAAAGAGGAGAAAGAGAGGTTGGCCGCCCACTGGGGGCGTCAAGAGGGTGCCTACAAAGAGTCCTTGAGGATGGCACAAAAGGCCAGGGAAGAGGCCAACAAACGGCTGCACGAGGTGGCCCAAACCCATGCAGAGCTTTTTAATGAAGTGGTCCCTCTTCGCACTAAAATTGCTGATCTTGAAGCGGTTGCACAAACTTCGAAAGCCTACCAGAAGAAACTCGAGGACCAGTGCGTCGATCGGGAGCAGAAACTGGGGAAAACTGAGGCTGCGCTCGAGTCCAAAACTGACGAATGCGCCCGGTTAACCACTACAAATGCCACCCTTCAGGCCAAGGTTCAAGAGTTGTCGGCTGCCTTGGCCTCCAAGGGCCAGGAAATGACTACCCAAGCTGCCAATTTCAAGGCTGAGGAGGAAAAACTACTTAGGGAGTCTGCTGCTAGTTTGGCCGAAGGGTTTGCTGAGGCTCTTGTCCAAGCTGCCTGCGTGAACCCGGGCATCGACGTCACTGGGTGCAGCCCTTTGAACGAAGTGGTTGATGGCAAGCTCGTGCCTTTGGAGGCCCCTGAAGAATAG
- the LOC137817103 gene encoding uncharacterized protein: protein MSFSCFLTLGFSHCSFIKWVVSKFNFSSAFLSVSPVFVLLQFCFSYWVCVTKRTSESIVLLLMDTKSSKDTNGCVNKSMALTVTLTVASLEGRKVEDHSNREDDNDSNSLLPARRGGMSRKLDKTYRKRKVQWNDRIGNKLVEVLEYVPSDVSDSDSEDEGGDSCVCSIM, encoded by the exons ATGTCGTTTTCTTGTTTCTTGACACTCGGATTCTCTCACTGCTCTTTCATTAAGTGGGTCGTCTCGAAGTTTAACTTTTCTTCCGCTTTCCTTTCTGTTTCCCCTGTTTTTGTCTTGCTTCAATTCTG tttttcttATTGGGTCTGTGTCACCAAACGTACCAGCGAGAGCATAGTGTTATTATTGATGGATACGAAATCATCCAAGGATACTAATGGTTGCGTTAACAAGTCTATGGCTCTGACTGTGACGTTGACTGTGGCTTCTTTAGAGGGTAGAAAGGTTGAAGATCATAGCAATAGAGAAGATGATAATGATTCCAATTCTTTGTTGCCAGCACGAAGAGGAGGAATGTCACGGAAGTTGGATAAGACTTACAGGAAAAGGAAAGTGCAGTGGAACGATAGGATAGGAAACAAGCTTGTTGAGGTTTTGGAATACGTTCCAAG TGATGTTAGTGACTCAGACTCAGAGGATGAGGGTGGGGATTCTTGTGTCTGTTCAATAATGTAG